The Nicotiana sylvestris chromosome 6, ASM39365v2, whole genome shotgun sequence genomic sequence TATAGGGTCACTCTTAACTAGTTTAGGGTTGAGGTTTAGTTCACGGAAAATCAATTGTATAGTTGTACCCCGAGGGACAGCACGCATTGAATGAAAAGAAGCATCTTTAAATTGCTAAGACTGAGTCCTATATGCGGCAGATTTGTTAGCTTAGTCTATCTGGAAATGCTGGTTACACTACTAGATGATCTTTTCAATGCTAACAACAACTATGCCTCTGTCCCAAACAAAGTTGGTGCCAGCAAATAAATCCTCATTTTTTTCTTTAAGTTCAACTCATATTATCATCATGCCAAACTGAAATAAGAGTAGTGGTGAAAATAAGTTAAGTATTAATAATATTACAAGTTCTTTAAAAAAGCCTATTCCTAACTCATCTATATgtatctttttcttttgttttgcccTATATTTAGCTAAGCTTGTATTGACTCCAAGGATTTGTAGGTCTTTCGAGACAATTTCTTTCCATGTGATTTTAGGTCTACCTCAGCCTCTTTTAACACCTTCATTCACCATATGTTCACACTTACGGGCTGGTGTATCTCTTGGGTGACACAAGACATGACCATATGAATTACTTAGTTGACATAGAATCATTTATTTCATAGTGATATTTTTCACTGCAATATTCATCCTCTGTTTTTGACTACTTCCACAAAATATTTCTTCGGTCTGGCTTTTGTTTGGTCTAATTTAAGTACTAATCTCTGCTTATCTTGACCTATCTATTTATATTCTTAGGTATCTACATCATTAACCTCGGAAAGACATGGGAAAAGCTTCAAATGGCTGCCAGGGTAATTGTTGCTATTGAGAATCCTAAGGACATAATTGTGCAATCTGCCAGGCCGTATGGGCAGAGAGCTGTCTTGAAGTTTGCGCAATATACTGGTGCAAATGCAATTGCTGGACGTCATACCCCTGGAACTTTTACCAACCAGCTTCAGACCTCATACAGTGAGCCAAGACTCTTGATTCTCACTGATCCAAGAACCGATCATCAGGTTTTTACATATTTTCCTGATACTCATCATCTCTTTTTTAAGCCTTCCAATGATTTATAACCTGTTTGAATACTTTGCAGCCAATCAAAGAGGCTGCGCTTGGGAACATCCCAACTATTGCTTTCTGTGACACTGACTCTCCAATGCGCTATGTTGACATTGGTATCCCTGCTAATAACAAAGGAAAGCATAGTATTGGTGTTCTTTTCTGGCTCTTAGGAAGGATGGTACTGCAGATGCGGGGTTCCATTAACCAAGGACATAAATGGGATGTCATGGTAAAGACTATATCTTTAAGCTCTAATTTCATTTTGCCTTTGTTGGTTGCATGCTCCTCTCAAGTTCAATTAATAGCTTAATGCTCCATTTTGCAACCGGTACAACTgaattttaataataaattatcACTTTTTTTTTGCTGTGAATATCGGTTTTTCATTTGCCTGTGTTAATTTCCATTGTTGCAGGTCGATCTCTTCTTTTACAGAGAGCCTGAAGAGGCTAAGGAGCAACAGGAGGAGGAAGCCCCTGCAATCGATTATGCAGACTACTCTGCTGGTGCTGCCCTTGGTGGTGACTGGTCTAGTAGCCAAATCCCCGAGGCCCAGTGGACTGGAGATGCTGCACCTTCTGGTCCAGTAGTTGCTAGTGGTTGGTCTGGTGAAGGAGGTTAGTTTGTTATACTGTTTCATGAAATTAGTTCTGGATATCGACACAGGACAGAGCAACTGCCAAACTAGTCACTCTATATCGTTCGTTTATCCCCCTTTGTATATTGCTAAGGTTATTGTCATATTTTCTGCTAAGAAATTTGATCATAGTTGGAAGTTCTGAGATTGTGTTAGTGGATGGTGGTTTGCTCGTCTCTTTTTTCCTCTTGGACTGTAGTTGATTCTCCTCTGCAATCATCTGatgatttcgattttttttttctattgttTAGTGAAAATTTGGCGGCACTGATAACTttacatttcttttttttttttggatgaaCTGCAGTGGCTGAAGGAGGAGGCTGGGATACTGCAGCTGCACCTGTTCCAGTTCCTGTGCCAGATGCCGCCCCTACTGCTGGCGCCACAGGCTGGGAATGAACCTGTTTCCTTTAGGAAACTCTTCTTCCCTTCTGGATAAAGAGTAGACATCGTGTGTTCTACAATAGTTTTGTTCATGGCATAGTTAAAGGATTTTGACTCTTGTGGATCTACTGAATTGTTTAGTCATTGCTAGCACGGTTTTTTTTAGAGAATTTCAAAGTGGTTTTGTTATCAAGAGGTGGAAACTGTCCAATTTATTATTACTGCCTTATTCCAAAATGGATAACCAAATTCTCTTTAGGAGGGTTTACTTTATCAACTGTTGATTTCGGCCATtcaatttattttaatttgaaaattcCATAACTGCATGAGAAGCATAGTACATTTAAAGCTAGCAAAGTGTTATAACTATTAAAGTTACGCATTTCAATGTTAATAACCCCAAATAATTAAGTCATGACTAAGTCAACGGGAAGGGGTTAAATGAGGAGAAGAAATGTATTGACACATTCTCAATGTATAGCAGAGATAATTTCTCAATCTGACCTTAAACCGATTGATGAGGAGCGAAGAAAGATGCCCGCTTGAGATACAAAAGAGCCTAAGTGGAAATCTATATCAGGCATCGATGTGAATCTGAACCATATTTGATCTGAAGGTGGTGGCTTTATGTATGGCCTCATAGTTCCTTGAATGGATGCAATCCTAATACCTAATGAGAGATTACAGATTCAGTGCTTGTGCAGAAGAGCTTCTTCCACAATTTGTTATAGAACAAGAGACAAATGATTCAGAAACCAATTGTTATAGAACAAGAGACAAATGATTCAGAAACCAATAGTACTAAATTAGTATAGTGCACATTTTGATTGGTTCACAAAATCTAAAGGTTATTCTATGTTTATGGAACCACAGAATGTTAAAGAGTGTTGTCATCAATCTCCTTTTTCTTAGAGGGTCAAGAATTAAATTGATGACTCCAAGTGGCTCCTATTTAAGGATTTGGTATAGTTGGCGTGACAAGTGTAGTGCTCCTGTCCTCCTGCACGTTTACTTTTCCTTTTCCAAAAAGTGAAAAGCAGGAATTAATAATAAGTTGACAAAGTCAACACTAAAATAACTCGGCAAGACAAGATGTATAGAGACTGGATTTAAGAGTATGATCTCGAAGttattgtcacaacccaaatttaCACCTTAATGCCGGCGCCTAACCAAACTTGCTAAGCAAGCCAAACTCACAATCAAACACATGCAGTCTATTTTCATCAATTAACAGAGATGTATAATAATTAAAGATGGAAATAATCTCAAAGCAGTAACAATATCAGATAAAACCAAAACACGGCCTAAATACGGCCAAATATTGTACGACTCCCAAGACTAGGTGGCACAATTACACGAGCAAACTATGAAAATGAGAATAAGTTTTTATACATCACAAGCTGTCTGAAATACAAGTAAACATGAAATATGTAAGGAACAGGGACTCGAGAACTGCAAAGTAGATCCATGAAGTGCAACTCATCCTAAGTCTCCATGTAGTCTCCTAAGCTCAATCACGAACCTGAGGATTTGCACGAAAagatgtgcagaagtgtagtatgagtacaccacaatcgGTATCAtgtaagtatcaagtctaacaTCGAATAAGTAGTGGCAAGACTAGATGCTTCCGAATACTTACCACACAAGTATAATAATAACACTAAGAACTGAGATGGTAGATAATATCATGAATAACAAGAATCACATGCATCAATAATTCAAATATGAGGCATACTCTTCCAGTACATAAATAACCATACTGATGCTCAATCACGATATTGCAAGATAGCAATGCTCAAATAACGAACACGGGACTTCCAACTAGCATATAAGGATGTCAAATAATAATGAATAGTTGAATGAATACTTCTAAATGAGTCAATAATATGAATGCAAGGTCAAACTTGCACAAGATCCATGTACCCCGATACATAATCCATGTACCAACAGAATCCGATACAAAATCCATATATcgacccagacaaaattcatatACCAACCACGCTCACAGGGCTTAAAGTAACATGGGTTATCACCTGACTCCAGAGGGACGAATCTAAAATTCAAGCGCAAATAGGAGCATAATAGCTTCACTCATAAATTAATATCCGCTCATCAAATTCTGTGTGTCATAACTGTATCTCATCCACATGCTTATCCTTCGTGCCAAAATCCTCAGTACAAATCAAGTGTTCATTATTCAAAAATGTATGTATATGCTCAAGAATTACAAATAAAATGTGCGCATGGACTTAACAAAAATCATATGGATATATGCTCATGACATCTCTATGTGACTAAGCAATTCAATATATAAAGGATAAGTTCTCGTGCCTTCATAAATAATCTTAATCTTAGGCACGATTTCTAACATGAATAAGAGAGCAAACGTAGTCACATGAGTCAAATAAATCATGAACCAAATGAGCACAGAGTCAAAACAAGTCATAAAATATTCCATATCTACCCCGATTATGATATAAGCTCGGTAAGtgcatatacactcgtcaccatGTATATATACTATCCCCAATACCTTAAACACATAGAAATCAAGTCAAATCCTAGGAGTTTCCCTCTTAATAAGGTTAGTCAAGAGACTTACCTCCACCCAGTAGCCTAAAATTCGTCAAAAATGCCAAATCCTCAAAAAATCCAACTCCAAACGACTCCAATCTAGTCAAATACAACCCAATAATGTCAAACAAGCCATAAAAGTCGAACACAATCAATAAAAATTAAATCTTTAATTAAATACACAAAGTTAACCTGTACCAGCCTttcagaacccgacaaaactcacaaatttcGATCACACATTCTaatacgagtccaaatatataagTTTCATTCAAAATCGACTCCAAATCAGGGTTCAAATCTCAATAATCCGCTTTATCAAAATTTTGCCAAAATTCCTCAATTCAGGATTTAGTGTCCTGAGTTTGTGAGCTATTAACTGAAAATTCAGGACTAAGTATCCTAAATTTTTGAATTGCTAATTTAAAATTAAGGACATACGATTCGAATTTCTTTAcataattttggaacttgaagaCATTATGTCCTGAAGTTCAAGCATATTGGCTAATCATTAAAAGTAAGTGGCTAATTTTTAAATACATGTAACTCTAAATATatttgagaaattttcataaaacactatcttttagtagtaattagccacctatagataccatttgctatattacggatatagataccttttatgtggttataagatatatttgatgtatttaagctattgtattcatgaatacaatagcaaaaataggcatgaaccagggaagtccagctaatcagttgttttattcgagtgtattcgactgtattcatgaagtgaaacatgagattacaactggacagattattgtattcgactgtatttacGGCGTGAAATAGGAGATTATACTGTTTTTAAaagggaaagtgaatcaattaacataatagactccta encodes the following:
- the LOC104222717 gene encoding small ribosomal subunit protein uS2-like; translated protein: MAAEGRTLSTKEADIQMMLAAEVHLGTKNCDFQMERYVFKRRNDGIYIINLGKTWEKLQMAARVIVAIENPKDIIVQSARPYGQRAVLKFAQYTGANAIAGRHTPGTFTNQLQTSYSEPRLLILTDPRTDHQPIKEAALGNIPTIAFCDTDSPMRYVDIGIPANNKGKHSIGVLFWLLGRMVLQMRGSINQGHKWDVMVDLFFYREPEEAKEQQEEEAPAIDYADYSAGAALGGDWSSSQIPEAQWTGDAAPSGPVVASGWSGEGVAEGGGWDTAAAPVPVPVPDAAPTAGATGWE